One region of Wyeomyia smithii strain HCP4-BCI-WySm-NY-G18 chromosome 3, ASM2978416v1, whole genome shotgun sequence genomic DNA includes:
- the LOC129730772 gene encoding N-acetylglucosaminyl-phosphatidylinositol de-N-acetylase — translation MKDNISLLEQSEFIFNNQIVQNTYIPVVEQQEELLSYYQFFRNQLVIYLRETLDHILLVVFAYTLLCLVLYKLLFHRCSQWLTLFRKCRLPPHANRALLVTAHPDDECMFFGPTILELRRRNCRIFLLCLSEGNYGQRGDQRRQELWDACESLGIKPEDITLLNATHLRDDPALEWKAVTIANQILKYLESLEIDLMVTFDKDGISGHPNHSAIYYATASLCLSGLIPYKCKVLTLETVNICRKYISVLDLPLTLLLSTNWAVLNWQSRRAVQNAMRLHRSQMVWFRKLYIMFSRYMVINSLREINKSDVEFEILDS, via the exons ATGAAGGACAACATTTCGCTTTTGGAGCAgtctgaatttattttcaacaatcAAATAGTGCAAAATACTTACATCCCCGTGGTCGAACAACAGGAGGAACTACTGTCTTATTATCAGTTTTTTCGTAACCAACTGGTTATTTATTTGCGCGAAACACTGGATCATATATTGTTGGTTGTTTTTGCATACACGTTATTATGCTTGGTCCTGTACAAATTGCTCTTTCATCGCTGCAGTCAATGGCTTACGCTATTTCGCAAATGTCGTCTCCCTCCTCACGCGAACCGCGCATTGCTAGTAACAGCTCATCCCGATGACGAATGTATGTTTTTTGGACCGACCATTCTTGAACTTCGTCGTCGGAATTGTCGTATATTTTTGCTCTGTCTGTCAGAGGGAAACTACGGTCAGCGAGGAGATCAGCGTCGTCAGGAACTGTGGGATGCTTGCGAGTCTTTAGGAATAAAGCCGGAAGATATCACATTACTAAACGCTACCCACCTGCGAGATGATCCTGCTTTGGAATGGAAAGCGGTAACTATTGCGAACCAAATTCTCAAGTATTTGGAATCGCTAGAAATTGATCTTATGGTTACTTTTGACAAAGACGGTATCAGCGGGCATCCGAATCATAGTGCAATATACTATGCTACAGCATCACTTTGCTTGTCCGGATTGATTCCATACA AATGTAAAGTGTTAACTTTGGAAACGGTCAACATTTGTCGAAAGTATATATCGGTACTAGATTTACCGCTTACGCTGTTGCTTTCTACTAACTG ggCTGTACTGAATTGGCAATCACGTCGAGCAGTTCAGAATGCAATGAGACTTCATCGGTCGCAGATGGTTTGGTTCCGTAAGTTGTACATCATGTTTTCACGATACATGGTCATCAACTCAttgagagaaatcaacaaatcaGACGTAGAATTCGAGATCCTTGATTCATAA
- the LOC129730771 gene encoding phagocyte signaling-impaired protein isoform X1, with protein sequence MQNVELVVERRLRPIFESIEIGNYKKALQDVEKVLRKNPTIQCGRALKAWAYIRLGRDEESASLIRALEQETPTESTTLHVMTLCYKETDQLNKICQLFANASKQHPGNEELLSQLFIAHMRVNDFKAQQTVALQLYKLKPRNPFYFWAVMSVVLQAVRGPDSKDPQKSKLLLVLAQRMVDKLNAENKLEASQEVQLYLQILQHQEKHQEMLDFLEGSVCQKLYPGAPHSIKIDLLKKLDKWADLNKMMKQMLLEDSDRWDYYLDYIQSTFELIKVNDETPGTDHSTEMCHEFICGIIESQPRQHRGPYLARLELNRLMVENKCDKEQLFGELTELLLDYFRIFGDKTCCANDLKMFLEYVDPVKRPGFAAKLMQECRINPVTLPSNKEHMQRHICSLQIARFCGAHAALSEEHLSALYTALSLHYEHGYNAFGRGLLPTDMGPSDPYALLAVNIMYDRAWTLQRSEPLVEALCLLEHLLSNSINNFHGKLLSLQLYHRLGMTDTAHRVFESLDIKHIQLDSLGFLHCSQLCNGGYPSLAKQLFDQTLNFFINDHQNSVEFIKTSYNFGSFSKLIEFLEFRDRLSNSFHFTLISVEALLLEMVCFCGTLVQNLIAYRLMRIKPQEDRINWNDLSDNRDLTIFVHWDPAVDYSKVLPPEGASEALKGSSEYTVVLEPKTVQKQREEFREESYKQEMDLLQLRSTLLRLVSSFIDLYAKGADYEFETAANLCQRWEKIMATIRDKDRQSISGKFLVNLLPSRLHLMLRMPYDYVFKNFADFLLLLWKGEKHELIRTAADTCVKDIGELFAIIANAISDYNKSGDLLWNRKQVHDTVNAGIETTSINNCGLAMLSYFFQIACLVLFVLTVCYDKYSQAPPPQPTRKPKKKESEQNNHECTVVMNEKNRLHLVTELLRTLKVNIIECEAALSSWEAPLVSDSLTAALEQMSLNPKSESSVRLKLMDSHVGEIKELKKLLKDKLKLINKSI encoded by the exons ATGCAGAACGTGGAGCTCGTGGTAGAACGAAGACTTCGCCCTATATTTG AATCGATCGAGATCGGTAATTACAAGAAAGCTCTACAGGATGTGGAGAAAGTGCTTCGAAAAAATCCTACCATCCAGTGCGGGCGAGCATTAAAAGCCTGGGCTTACATACGGTTAGGAAGAGACGAGGAAAGTGCAAGTTTGATTCGAGCCTTGGAGCAGGAAACTCCGACAGAATCAACGACGTTACATGTAATGACTCTTTGTTACAAAGAAACGGATCAGTTGAATAAAATCTGCCAGTTGTTCGCCAATGCCTCCAAACAGCATCCTGGAAATGAAGAACTGTTGTCGCAGTTGTTTATTGCACACATGCGAGTAAATGACTTTAAAGCACAGCAAACAGTAGCATTGCAGTTGTACAAACTGAAACCAAGAAATCCATTCTATTTTTGGGCTGTTATGAGTGTTGTTCTTCAAGCCGTGCGTGGACCTGATTCAAAAGATCCACAAAAATCGAAACTGCTGCTGGTCTTGGCACAACGTATGGTTGACAAGTTAAACGCCGAGAATAAACTGGAAGCTTCACAGGAAGTTCAATTGTACTTGCAAATATTGCAACACCAGGAAAAACATCAGGAAATGTTAGACTTTTTAGAGGGTAGTGTTTGTCAAAAACTGTATCCAGGAGCTCCACATTCGATAAAAATTGATCTTCTGAAGAAGCTCGACAAATGGGCGGACTTGAATAAAATGATGAAACAAATGTTGTTAGAAGA CTCTGATCGGTGGGATTATTATCTCGACTATATTCAATCAACCTTCGAACTTATTAAAGTGAATGACGAGACTCCTGGGACGGATCATAGCACAGAAATGTGCCATGAATTCATATGTGGA ATCATAGAATCGCAACCACGCCAGCATAGAGGTCCCTATCTGGCAAGATTGGAACTCAACCGTCTAATGGTAGAAAATAAGTGCGACAAAGAGCAATTGTTTGGAGAGCTGACAGAGCTGTTGCTCGATTACTTTCGAATTTTTGGTGACAAAACATGCTGTGCGAATGATCTTAAGATGTTTCTGGAGTATGTGGATCCTGTGAAGCGTCCCGGGTTTGCTGCAAAATTGATGCAAGAATGTCGAATAAATCCGGTTACACTACCGAGCAAC AAAGAACACATGCAACGACATATTTGCTCGCTGCAGATAGCTCGATTTTGTGGGGCGCATGCCGCATTGAGTGAGGAACACTTGTCGGCACTCTATACGGCACTAAGTTTGCACTACGAGCATGGGTACAATGCTTTTGGGAGAGGACTGCTTCCAACTGATATGGGCCCTTCAGATCCCTACGCTCTGCTGGCAG TAAACATTATGTACGACCGTGCCTGGACGCTGCAACGCTCCGAACCTCTAGTAGAAGCACTCTGCTTGCTGGAACATCTGCTTTCTAACAGCATCAACAACTTTCATGGCAAGCTTCTCAGTCTTCAGTTGTACCATAGGTTAGGTATGACAGACACCGCCCACCGAGTGTTTGAATCGCTCGACATCAAACACATTCAGTTGGACTCGCTTGGATTTCTGCATTGTAGCCAGTTATGCAACGGTGGTTATCCATCATTGGCTAAGCAGTTGTTCGATCAAACGCTGAATTTTTTCATCAACGATCATCAAAACAGTGTCGAGTTTATTAAAACTTCATACAACTTTGGGTCATTCTCGAAACTAATCGAGTTCCTGGAATTCCGGGATCGGTTATCCAACAGTTTTCATTTCACGCTCATCTCAGTGGAAGCATTACTCTTAGAGATGGTATGCTTCTGTGGTACATTAGTGCAGAATCTCATCGCATACCGATTAATGAGAATAAAACCGCAGGAGGATCGAATTAATTGGAATGACCTAAGTGATAATCGTGATCTGACCATTTTTGTCCACTGGGATCCTGCGGTGGATTACTCAAAAGTTCTTCCACCAGAAGGTGCGTCGGAAGCACTGAAGGGTAGTAGTGAATACACTGTCGTACTAGAGCCTAAGACGGTGCAAAAACAGCGTGAGGAATTTCGGGAGGAGAGTTACAAACAAGAGATGGATCTTTTGCAGTTGCGTTCAACTTTGTTGAGGCTGGTTTCCTCATTTATAGATTTATATGCCAAAGGAGCAGATTATGAATTTGAAACGGCGGCAAATCTATGTCAACGATGGGAGAAAATTATGGCTACCATTAGAGATAAAGATCGACAAAGTATaagtggaaaatttctagtcAATTTGCTGCCGTCACGTTTACATTTGATGCTGAGGATGCCATACGATTATGTGTTCAAAAATTTCGCGGATTTTCTACTGTTGCTGTGGAAGGGTGAGAAACATGAACTGATACGAACTGCGGCTGATACGTGTGTGAAGGATATTGGCGAGCTGTTTGCGATAATTGCGAACGCAATTAGTGATTATAATAAATCCGGAGATCTCCTATGGAACCGCAAGCAGGTTCACGATACTGTGAATGCCGGAATTGAG ACAACTTCCATCAATAATTGTGGCCTGGCAAtgctttcgtatttttttcagattgctTGCCTGGTTCTGTTTGTGCTGACAGTTTGCTACGATAAATACTCTCAGGCACCACCTCCGCAACCCACACGTAAACCGAAGAAAAAGGAGAGTGAACAGAATAATCATGAATGCACTGTGGTGATGAATGAGAAAAATCGACTTCATCTCGTAACAGAACTGCTTCGGACTTTGAAGGTCAACATTATCGAGTGCGAAGCAGCGCTTT CTTCCTGGGAGGCGCCACTAGTATCAGATTCCTTAACCGCAGCATTAGAGCAAATGTCACTTAACCCTAAAAGTGAAAGCAGTGTGCGACTCAAACTCATGGACAGTCATGTAGGCGAGATTAAAGAACTGAAAAAACTTCTAAAAGACAAGTTGAAATTGATCAACAAATCAATTTAA
- the LOC129730771 gene encoding phagocyte signaling-impaired protein isoform X2, whose amino-acid sequence MQNVELVVERRLRPIFESIEIGNYKKALQDVEKVLRKNPTIQCGRALKAWAYIRLGRDEESASLIRALEQETPTESTTLHVMTLCYKETDQLNKICQLFANASKQHPGNEELLSQLFIAHMRVNDFKAQQTVALQLYKLKPRNPFYFWAVMSVVLQAVRGPDSKDPQKSKLLLVLAQRMVDKLNAENKLEASQEVQLYLQILQHQEKHQEMLDFLEGSVCQKLYPGAPHSIKIDLLKKLDKWADLNKMMKQMLLEDSDRWDYYLDYIQSTFELIKVNDETPGTDHSTEMCHEFICGIIESQPRQHRGPYLARLELNRLMVENKCDKEQLFGELTELLLDYFRIFGDKTCCANDLKMFLEYVDPVKRPGFAAKLMQECRINPVTLPSNKEHMQRHICSLQIARFCGAHAALSEEHLSALYTALSLHYEHGYNAFGRGLLPTDMGPSDPYALLAVNIMYDRAWTLQRSEPLVEALCLLEHLLSNSINNFHGKLLSLQLYHRLGMTDTAHRVFESLDIKHIQLDSLGFLHCSQLCNGGYPSLAKQLFDQTLNFFINDHQNSVEFIKTSYNFGSFSKLIEFLEFRDRLSNSFHFTLISVEALLLEMVCFCGTLVQNLIAYRLMRIKPQEDRINWNDLSDNRDLTIFVHWDPAVDYSKVLPPEGASEALKGSSEYTVVLEPKTVQKQREEFREESYKQEMDLLQLRSTLLRLVSSFIDLYAKGADYEFETAANLCQRWEKIMATIRDKDRQSISGKFLVNLLPSRLHLMLRMPYDYVFKNFADFLLLLWKGEKHELIRTAADTCVKDIGELFAIIANAISDYNKSGDLLWNRKQVHDTVNAGIEIACLVLFVLTVCYDKYSQAPPPQPTRKPKKKESEQNNHECTVVMNEKNRLHLVTELLRTLKVNIIECEAALSSWEAPLVSDSLTAALEQMSLNPKSESSVRLKLMDSHVGEIKELKKLLKDKLKLINKSI is encoded by the exons ATGCAGAACGTGGAGCTCGTGGTAGAACGAAGACTTCGCCCTATATTTG AATCGATCGAGATCGGTAATTACAAGAAAGCTCTACAGGATGTGGAGAAAGTGCTTCGAAAAAATCCTACCATCCAGTGCGGGCGAGCATTAAAAGCCTGGGCTTACATACGGTTAGGAAGAGACGAGGAAAGTGCAAGTTTGATTCGAGCCTTGGAGCAGGAAACTCCGACAGAATCAACGACGTTACATGTAATGACTCTTTGTTACAAAGAAACGGATCAGTTGAATAAAATCTGCCAGTTGTTCGCCAATGCCTCCAAACAGCATCCTGGAAATGAAGAACTGTTGTCGCAGTTGTTTATTGCACACATGCGAGTAAATGACTTTAAAGCACAGCAAACAGTAGCATTGCAGTTGTACAAACTGAAACCAAGAAATCCATTCTATTTTTGGGCTGTTATGAGTGTTGTTCTTCAAGCCGTGCGTGGACCTGATTCAAAAGATCCACAAAAATCGAAACTGCTGCTGGTCTTGGCACAACGTATGGTTGACAAGTTAAACGCCGAGAATAAACTGGAAGCTTCACAGGAAGTTCAATTGTACTTGCAAATATTGCAACACCAGGAAAAACATCAGGAAATGTTAGACTTTTTAGAGGGTAGTGTTTGTCAAAAACTGTATCCAGGAGCTCCACATTCGATAAAAATTGATCTTCTGAAGAAGCTCGACAAATGGGCGGACTTGAATAAAATGATGAAACAAATGTTGTTAGAAGA CTCTGATCGGTGGGATTATTATCTCGACTATATTCAATCAACCTTCGAACTTATTAAAGTGAATGACGAGACTCCTGGGACGGATCATAGCACAGAAATGTGCCATGAATTCATATGTGGA ATCATAGAATCGCAACCACGCCAGCATAGAGGTCCCTATCTGGCAAGATTGGAACTCAACCGTCTAATGGTAGAAAATAAGTGCGACAAAGAGCAATTGTTTGGAGAGCTGACAGAGCTGTTGCTCGATTACTTTCGAATTTTTGGTGACAAAACATGCTGTGCGAATGATCTTAAGATGTTTCTGGAGTATGTGGATCCTGTGAAGCGTCCCGGGTTTGCTGCAAAATTGATGCAAGAATGTCGAATAAATCCGGTTACACTACCGAGCAAC AAAGAACACATGCAACGACATATTTGCTCGCTGCAGATAGCTCGATTTTGTGGGGCGCATGCCGCATTGAGTGAGGAACACTTGTCGGCACTCTATACGGCACTAAGTTTGCACTACGAGCATGGGTACAATGCTTTTGGGAGAGGACTGCTTCCAACTGATATGGGCCCTTCAGATCCCTACGCTCTGCTGGCAG TAAACATTATGTACGACCGTGCCTGGACGCTGCAACGCTCCGAACCTCTAGTAGAAGCACTCTGCTTGCTGGAACATCTGCTTTCTAACAGCATCAACAACTTTCATGGCAAGCTTCTCAGTCTTCAGTTGTACCATAGGTTAGGTATGACAGACACCGCCCACCGAGTGTTTGAATCGCTCGACATCAAACACATTCAGTTGGACTCGCTTGGATTTCTGCATTGTAGCCAGTTATGCAACGGTGGTTATCCATCATTGGCTAAGCAGTTGTTCGATCAAACGCTGAATTTTTTCATCAACGATCATCAAAACAGTGTCGAGTTTATTAAAACTTCATACAACTTTGGGTCATTCTCGAAACTAATCGAGTTCCTGGAATTCCGGGATCGGTTATCCAACAGTTTTCATTTCACGCTCATCTCAGTGGAAGCATTACTCTTAGAGATGGTATGCTTCTGTGGTACATTAGTGCAGAATCTCATCGCATACCGATTAATGAGAATAAAACCGCAGGAGGATCGAATTAATTGGAATGACCTAAGTGATAATCGTGATCTGACCATTTTTGTCCACTGGGATCCTGCGGTGGATTACTCAAAAGTTCTTCCACCAGAAGGTGCGTCGGAAGCACTGAAGGGTAGTAGTGAATACACTGTCGTACTAGAGCCTAAGACGGTGCAAAAACAGCGTGAGGAATTTCGGGAGGAGAGTTACAAACAAGAGATGGATCTTTTGCAGTTGCGTTCAACTTTGTTGAGGCTGGTTTCCTCATTTATAGATTTATATGCCAAAGGAGCAGATTATGAATTTGAAACGGCGGCAAATCTATGTCAACGATGGGAGAAAATTATGGCTACCATTAGAGATAAAGATCGACAAAGTATaagtggaaaatttctagtcAATTTGCTGCCGTCACGTTTACATTTGATGCTGAGGATGCCATACGATTATGTGTTCAAAAATTTCGCGGATTTTCTACTGTTGCTGTGGAAGGGTGAGAAACATGAACTGATACGAACTGCGGCTGATACGTGTGTGAAGGATATTGGCGAGCTGTTTGCGATAATTGCGAACGCAATTAGTGATTATAATAAATCCGGAGATCTCCTATGGAACCGCAAGCAGGTTCACGATACTGTGAATGCCGGAATTGAG attgctTGCCTGGTTCTGTTTGTGCTGACAGTTTGCTACGATAAATACTCTCAGGCACCACCTCCGCAACCCACACGTAAACCGAAGAAAAAGGAGAGTGAACAGAATAATCATGAATGCACTGTGGTGATGAATGAGAAAAATCGACTTCATCTCGTAACAGAACTGCTTCGGACTTTGAAGGTCAACATTATCGAGTGCGAAGCAGCGCTTT CTTCCTGGGAGGCGCCACTAGTATCAGATTCCTTAACCGCAGCATTAGAGCAAATGTCACTTAACCCTAAAAGTGAAAGCAGTGTGCGACTCAAACTCATGGACAGTCATGTAGGCGAGATTAAAGAACTGAAAAAACTTCTAAAAGACAAGTTGAAATTGATCAACAAATCAATTTAA